In Mytilus edulis chromosome 13, xbMytEdul2.2, whole genome shotgun sequence, a single window of DNA contains:
- the LOC139501528 gene encoding uncharacterized protein, protein MLSLKVLKMTFVFLGARGLILPNITQTQSSSGTVLTDQHYITAIDMIREERAYRIQLENTVVQLRQELMTLTNISKSESRELANSKSEVIYLNRTIVALKNEVYLVKQSNTILESNNKGLNTDYAYLQEQLWKCSNDTKKTTEKLNNWIQSNAAANIHGVTSLQNDMNIMKSKINSLTSITDARGQDFLALLNETLITTHKLDTVDFRLQNLGFEFKNYTFSHNFTDQQMKQLTKSYTDDAGSYDRALALCNSLVPSDKYVKALKRLCTPNNNCALECRGNDKKSTCVGSVAIGKPIESWSYVYSSWFCSKTRTEADCENRYCCCTKETAK, encoded by the exons ATGctttctttaaaagtattgaaaatgACTTTTGTCTTTCTCGGTGCCAGAGGGTTAATTTTACCAAACATTACCCAGACACAGTCGAGTTCTGGAACTGTTCTGACTGACCAACATTATATAACAGCTATAGATATGATCAGAGAGGAACGAGCATACAGGATTCAACTTGAAAATACTGTGGTACAGCTGCGACAGGAACTCATGACATTAACAAACATATCCAAAAGTGAAAGCCGAGAACTCGCAAATTCTAAATCAGAGGTCATTTATCTCAACAGAACCATCGTTGCATTGAAAAACGAGGTTTATTTGGTAAAACAAAGTAATACCATCTTAGAGTCTAACAACAAAGGACTCAATACTGACTATGCTTATCTTCAAGAACAGTTGTGGAAATGCAGTAACGATACgaagaaaacaacagaaaaactaaACAATTGGATTCAGTCAAATGCAGCAGCAAACATTCACGGTGTAACATCACTACAAAATGACATGAATATAATGAAATCAAAGATTAATTCACTAACATCAATTACTGATGCCAGGGGCCAGGACTTCCTTGCTTTGCTAAATGAAACATTGATAACAACACATAAGCTTGACACTGTAGATTTCAGGCTACAAAACTTAGGTTTTGAGTTCAAAAATTACACTTTCAGCCACAATTTTACTGACCAACAGATGAAACAACTCACAAAATCGT ACACTGATGATGCAGGCAGTTATGACAGGGCTTTGGCACTTTGCAATTCACTAGTACCCAGTGATAAATATGTTAAAGCACTAAAACGATTATGCACTCCAAATAACAACTGTGCTCTAGAATGTAGAGgaaatgataaaaa ATCAACATGTGTAGGAAGTGTAGCAATTGGAAAACCTATTGAAAGCTGGTCGTATGTGTATAGTAGTTGGTTCTGTTCTAAAACTCGCACAGAAGCAGATTGTGAGAATAGATATTGTTGCTGTACCAAAGAAACAGCGAAATAA